A genomic segment from Nodularia sphaerocarpa UHCC 0038 encodes:
- a CDS encoding DNA adenine methylase, with protein sequence MIKSPLRYPGGKSKAINQIAENLPDNFSEFREPFVGGGSVFIYLKQKFPHLKIWINDLNRELFLFWKYAKSDLPQLVEEIRRVKDKCTDGKILFKELTTIDTKTLSDFDRAVRFFILNRITFSGTVESGGFSEQAFQKRFTYSSIDRLEKLAEILTDDVKITNLDYSQLLDAEGKNVFIFLDPPYFAATKSRLYGKDGDLHTTFEHQKFAELLKECHHRWLITYDDSPQIRENFPDSHLFEWELQYGMNNYKQGSAAKGKELFISNYKLTQFQTNPQYHHQPNRQNLL encoded by the coding sequence ATGATCAAAAGCCCATTAAGATACCCAGGTGGTAAATCAAAAGCCATCAACCAAATAGCCGAAAACTTACCAGATAACTTCTCTGAATTTCGAGAACCATTTGTAGGAGGTGGTTCCGTCTTTATTTACTTAAAGCAGAAATTTCCTCATCTTAAAATCTGGATAAACGATTTAAACCGCGAATTATTCCTGTTTTGGAAATATGCGAAATCTGATTTACCGCAGCTAGTCGAAGAAATCCGCCGTGTTAAAGATAAATGTACAGATGGTAAAATACTATTTAAAGAATTAACCACTATAGATACTAAAACATTATCTGATTTTGATAGAGCGGTACGCTTTTTTATTCTCAATAGAATTACATTTTCTGGTACAGTAGAATCTGGAGGATTTTCTGAGCAAGCTTTTCAGAAACGCTTCACATACTCCTCAATAGACCGACTAGAGAAATTAGCAGAAATTTTAACAGATGATGTCAAAATCACTAACTTAGATTACAGTCAACTATTAGACGCAGAAGGGAAAAATGTATTCATATTTTTAGACCCACCTTATTTTGCGGCGACTAAATCCAGGTTATATGGTAAAGATGGTGATTTACACACAACATTTGAGCATCAAAAGTTTGCGGAATTACTCAAAGAATGTCATCACCGTTGGTTAATAACTTACGATGACTCACCTCAAATCAGAGAAAACTTCCCAGACTCTCATCTGTTTGAGTGGGAATTGCAGTATGGCATGAATAACTATAAACAAGGTAGTGCAGCTAAAGGTAAAGAGTTATTCATTAGCAATTATAAACTTACTCAATTCCAAACCAACCCCCAGTATCACCACCAGCCCAACCGCCAGAACTTGCTGTAG
- a CDS encoding oligosaccharide flippase family protein, with the protein MVGNRLSQGIVTFVLTAAIARTLGASSLGQYLLAISYFYIFVNIASQGLKTLLTREVAREPELTSVYLVNGSLLQFFLCIIAYVALVIWVFLLPYSPETSLVCYITGLTVIPFGLSNITESILQGEEKMHLIAFSTVPVYILRLLVMIGIMSIGYGIEYVVGILVISEIVILLVQWFFIIRVFEVKWQIRSKFIWDTIKKARTFFAIEGIGIIAAKIDILMLSLLGSETLIGIFGAVTQLLQPFFIISGSISLAGFPRLSKSVSLGIEKQRETAQNIIEILLCMALPLLVGLLFVGKDLLLLVYKDPRFANETLILNIISILTITSSFSRIFSYLLLANGFERLNLLEVVITTTVASFAGIFLISQYQLIGAALMALIMSFTSFIFRVYVVYTRLFSVQLWKVFRIPLLISIFMSSVFLLLKQIQIEFYIQLILAISAYCLFSGVILVIKSGGIKNAWELLRTANK; encoded by the coding sequence ATGGTAGGAAATCGGTTAAGCCAAGGTATTGTCACCTTTGTTTTAACTGCAGCTATAGCTCGGACTCTGGGTGCTAGCTCCTTGGGACAGTACCTATTAGCAATCAGCTATTTCTATATCTTTGTTAACATTGCTTCTCAAGGTTTGAAAACATTGTTGACTAGAGAAGTTGCTCGTGAACCAGAATTAACATCTGTTTATCTTGTTAATGGCAGCTTATTACAGTTTTTTTTGTGTATTATAGCTTATGTAGCATTAGTTATTTGGGTATTCTTGCTTCCATACAGTCCTGAAACATCATTAGTTTGTTACATCACTGGTTTAACAGTAATTCCCTTTGGACTTTCTAATATCACAGAGTCAATACTCCAAGGTGAAGAGAAAATGCATTTAATTGCTTTTTCAACCGTACCAGTTTATATACTGCGTCTATTAGTGATGATTGGCATAATGAGTATAGGCTATGGGATTGAATATGTTGTTGGTATATTAGTAATTTCGGAAATAGTAATTTTACTAGTTCAATGGTTCTTTATTATCAGAGTATTTGAAGTTAAATGGCAAATACGAAGTAAATTTATTTGGGACACCATTAAAAAAGCACGAACATTTTTTGCTATTGAAGGCATAGGTATTATTGCTGCAAAAATAGATATTCTGATGCTATCTCTGTTAGGTAGTGAGACTTTAATTGGTATTTTTGGTGCTGTTACGCAGTTACTACAACCTTTTTTTATTATTTCTGGTAGCATAAGTTTAGCAGGATTTCCTAGGTTATCTAAATCAGTATCTTTAGGAATTGAAAAACAGCGTGAAACTGCACAAAATATTATAGAAATTTTACTTTGTATGGCTTTACCACTATTGGTAGGACTTTTATTTGTAGGTAAGGATTTATTATTATTGGTCTATAAAGATCCAAGATTTGCGAATGAAACTTTAATTTTAAATATAATTTCTATACTAACGATAACTTCTTCATTTTCTCGGATATTTAGTTACCTATTACTAGCCAATGGATTTGAAAGACTAAATCTATTAGAAGTTGTAATTACTACTACTGTTGCAAGCTTTGCAGGGATATTTCTAATTTCTCAATATCAGCTAATTGGGGCAGCATTGATGGCTTTAATAATGAGTTTTACCTCTTTTATATTTAGAGTTTACGTAGTATATACTCGCTTATTTTCTGTACAGTTATGGAAAGTTTTTCGTATTCCTTTGTTAATTAGCATTTTTATGTCTAGTGTATTTTTATTATTGAAACAAATTCAAATTGAGTTTTATATACAATTGATTTTAGCAATTTCAGCTTATTGTTTATTTTCAGGAGTAATATTAGTTATTAAAAGTGGAGGAATTAAAAATGCTTGGGAATTATTAAGAACAGCAAATAAATGA
- a CDS encoding DUF11 domain-containing protein: MNRFSKRKKKFFNYRWLQRLTATFFIGGILYSSIYVTAAESDNLGARPTINNQARYTYTVPGSDIKFEGTSTQINTNTLSTSLIDPFGRILGCSGEFLPDYTGFSVGVYEPDPNDPTGTELGQLVPLTRTELPDIPNNNVPAGLEPNIQNINPYFLNNQEPRGTYNFLLDPNIGQTDPGKTYIFVVNPPNNSIYQQRRIRIKILENNGDTNNNFIRYVATSLDGEPITTTGDMSFTDTVVVVPNAETVGLDLLAFRFTTGMCQTNQLQIVKTGDRATAEPGDTAIYRISVRNQSDAALNNLIVTDNLPLGFKFLPTSVRGEIDRQLVEITISHNGYSITFNPQTTIPTGKVLNIAYAVQLTPDAVRGTGRNSAIVNAQRVDNNFTIKDGPVTHYLRIRPGITSDSGTIIGRVFVDKNFDGEQQPGEPGVADAVVILQNGNRITTDINGLFSVANMLPGSHTGVLDLSSIPGYTLAPNEKFRERNSQSRLVRLEPGGLVRMNFAVTPSLQEQVEK, translated from the coding sequence GTGAATCGGTTTTCAAAACGAAAAAAAAAGTTTTTTAATTACAGATGGTTGCAAAGGTTAACCGCAACTTTTTTCATAGGAGGTATATTGTACAGTTCTATATATGTCACAGCCGCCGAATCTGACAATTTAGGAGCGCGTCCAACTATTAATAATCAAGCTCGTTATACTTATACAGTCCCTGGGAGCGATATCAAATTTGAAGGCACTTCTACTCAGATAAATACAAATACTCTCAGCACTTCATTAATTGACCCCTTCGGCCGAATTTTGGGTTGCAGTGGGGAATTTTTACCAGACTATACAGGTTTTTCTGTCGGTGTTTATGAACCAGATCCTAATGACCCCACAGGAACAGAATTAGGGCAGTTAGTTCCCCTAACCCGCACAGAATTACCTGATATTCCTAATAACAATGTTCCGGCTGGATTAGAACCAAATATTCAGAATATTAATCCCTATTTCTTAAATAATCAAGAGCCACGTGGTACTTATAACTTTTTATTAGATCCGAATATTGGTCAAACTGACCCCGGAAAAACCTATATTTTTGTAGTTAATCCCCCGAATAACTCTATTTATCAGCAACGACGCATCAGAATTAAAATTTTAGAAAATAATGGGGATACTAATAACAATTTTATTCGATATGTAGCGACTTCTTTAGATGGTGAACCCATCACTACTACAGGCGATATGAGTTTTACAGATACCGTGGTTGTTGTCCCCAATGCAGAAACTGTTGGACTGGATTTATTAGCTTTTCGCTTCACCACGGGGATGTGTCAAACCAATCAGTTGCAGATTGTTAAAACAGGCGATCGCGCTACAGCAGAACCCGGAGATACAGCCATTTATCGCATTTCGGTTCGCAATCAAAGCGATGCAGCTTTGAACAATTTAATTGTGACTGATAATTTACCTTTAGGATTCAAGTTTTTACCCACATCAGTCAGAGGAGAAATCGACCGTCAGCTAGTAGAAATCACGATTTCACACAACGGTTATAGCATCACATTCAATCCCCAAACAACCATTCCCACCGGCAAAGTCTTAAATATAGCCTACGCCGTACAACTAACTCCCGATGCTGTGCGGGGTACTGGTCGAAATAGTGCCATTGTGAATGCACAACGAGTTGATAACAATTTTACGATCAAAGATGGTCCAGTTACCCATTACTTAAGAATCCGCCCAGGAATTACCTCAGATTCCGGGACAATTATCGGACGGGTTTTTGTGGATAAAAACTTTGATGGTGAACAACAACCTGGAGAGCCTGGTGTTGCCGATGCTGTAGTTATTTTACAAAATGGCAACCGCATTACTACTGATATAAACGGCTTATTTTCCGTAGCCAATATGTTACCCGGAAGCCATACAGGAGTCTTAGACCTCAGTAGTATACCTGGTTATACCTTGGCTCCCAATGAAAAATTCCGCGAACGCAATAGCCAATCTCGCTTAGTACGTTTAGAGCCTGGTGGTTTGGTGCGGATGAACTTCGCAGTTACCCCCAGTCTCCAGGAGCAAGTTGAGAAATGA
- a CDS encoding site-specific integrase: protein MKVGIECLKGRLRLRLPRALFGGNQKYLSLHLSDSAENRLLAEMKARQIELDILAGHFDFSLAKYKIQTDVSIKAKVYNLLEIWEQYTQFKRNQVQESTLLRDYSLISKRIQALPTTEINDAVIILNHLLSIYSAEITKRTVKQFNACCNWAVTSQLIVNNPFKDLAKTIKTKRKDNNILTFSQQEIGIIIDAFASNKYCPKYSPLPHSYYTNYVRCLFLTGCRPEEAVALKWKHISSTHITFAEAVPSDVRIRKDTKTHQTRLFPINGQLRELLNDIGYGDALSGKRDFQAEKLLFCNRNGRELNTHNFLNRVWKPVLTRLVNDHLIRYYLPQYNCRHSFITLCLEAGISVKQVADMVGNSAEVIYKHYSGVIKQVEVPEIFYK from the coding sequence ATGAAAGTTGGAATTGAATGTCTGAAAGGTCGTCTTAGATTAAGATTGCCTAGAGCTTTGTTTGGTGGCAATCAGAAATACTTATCTTTGCATTTATCTGACAGTGCTGAGAATAGATTGCTTGCTGAGATGAAAGCAAGGCAGATAGAGCTAGATATCCTAGCTGGTCATTTTGATTTCTCATTAGCTAAGTATAAAATTCAAACTGATGTATCTATCAAGGCAAAGGTCTATAATCTCCTAGAGATATGGGAGCAGTATACCCAGTTCAAACGCAATCAAGTGCAGGAATCTACTCTTCTGAGAGACTATTCACTGATTAGTAAACGCATTCAAGCATTACCTACTACTGAAATTAATGATGCAGTTATTATACTTAATCACTTGTTAAGTATTTATTCTGCTGAAATAACTAAACGTACTGTAAAACAATTTAATGCTTGCTGCAATTGGGCTGTTACATCTCAGCTAATAGTAAACAATCCCTTCAAGGACTTAGCTAAAACTATTAAAACCAAGAGGAAAGATAATAATATCCTTACTTTTAGCCAACAGGAAATAGGAATTATTATTGATGCTTTTGCTAGTAATAAGTATTGCCCTAAATACTCTCCATTGCCACACTCCTACTACACCAATTATGTGAGATGTCTATTTCTTACTGGATGCAGACCTGAAGAGGCTGTGGCTTTGAAATGGAAACATATTAGTTCAACACATATCACATTTGCTGAAGCTGTACCTTCTGACGTGAGAATAAGAAAAGATACCAAAACTCACCAGACTAGATTATTCCCCATCAATGGTCAACTGAGAGAACTTTTGAATGATATTGGCTATGGGGATGCTCTCTCTGGCAAGAGAGATTTTCAAGCTGAGAAATTACTGTTCTGTAACCGCAATGGTAGAGAGCTAAACACTCACAACTTCCTTAACAGGGTCTGGAAACCAGTATTAACTAGATTAGTCAATGATCACTTAATTAGGTATTATCTGCCTCAATATAACTGTCGTCACAGCTTTATTACACTATGTCTAGAGGCAGGTATTAGTGTTAAACAAGTTGCTGATATGGTGGGTAATTCTGCTGAAGTGATTTACAAACATTACTCAGGAGTAATCAAACAAGTTGAAGTTCCAGAAATATTTTACAAATAA
- the uvrA gene encoding excinuclease ABC subunit UvrA, which yields MSDQKLAPSLNGHLPNSHHNSQNTIRIRGARQHNLKNIDLELPRDRLIVFTGVSGSGKSSLAFDTIFAEGQRRYVESLSAYARQFLGQLDKPDVEAIEGLSPAISIDQKSTSHNPRSTVGTVTEIYDYLRLLFGRAGEPHCPICDRSIAPQTIDEMCDRISELPDRTKFQILAPVVRGKKGTHRKLISSLASQGFVRVRVDGEVRELSDSIELDKNITHTIEVVIDRLVKKAGIQERLVDSLSTCLKQSGGIATILVSVTSDSGEDTEEELVFSENFACPVHGAVMEELSPRLFSFNSPYGACPHCHGIGTLKTFTPDLIVPDPDAPIYAAIAPWSEKDNSYYLELLYSVGQATGFELQAKWNQLTVEQQHTVMYGEKEERTTEARRTQSFKGVIPILQRQYEGGTELVKQKLEQYLVDQPCEVCGGKRLKPEALAVRLGQYGILDLTGVSIRDCRERIDLLELSDRQVQIADLVLREIKARLQFLLDVGLDYLTLDRPAMTLSGGEAQRIRLATQIGSGLTGVLYVLDEPSIGLHQRDNGRLLKTLTKLRDLGNTLIVVEHDEETIRAANYIVDIGPGAGIHGGNIVSQGDLETLLAAEDSLTGAYLSGRRVISTPEERRKGNGRSLGIKNAHRNNLRNIDVEIPLGKLVAVTGVSGSGKSTLINELLYPSLQHHLTKKVPLPRHLQEIQGLNAVDKAIVIDQSPIGRTPRSNPATYTGIFDAIRDVFSQTVEAKARGYKPGQFSFNVKGGRCEACSGQGVNVIEMNFLPDVYVQCEVCKGARYNRETLQVKYKDKSISDVLNMTVEESLEFFQNIPKAVTRLQTLYDVGLGYVKLGQPATTLSGGEAQRVKLATELSRRATGKTLYLIDEPTTGLSFYDVHKLLDVLQRLVDKGNSILVIEHNLDVIRCSDWVIDLGPEGGDKGGEIIAVGTPEEVAKNPRSYTGQYLQQVLKQYAVGRK from the coding sequence ATGTCAGATCAAAAGCTAGCCCCATCCTTAAATGGACATCTTCCCAATTCTCACCACAACAGCCAGAATACCATTCGGATTCGGGGTGCTAGGCAGCATAATCTGAAAAATATTGATTTGGAATTACCGCGCGATCGCCTGATTGTTTTTACTGGCGTTTCTGGTTCGGGTAAATCTTCTTTAGCCTTTGATACCATTTTCGCCGAAGGTCAACGGCGTTATGTAGAGTCCCTCAGCGCCTACGCGCGGCAATTTTTAGGTCAATTAGATAAACCGGATGTGGAAGCCATTGAAGGCTTAAGTCCGGCGATTTCCATCGATCAAAAGTCTACTTCCCATAACCCCCGTTCGACGGTGGGGACGGTGACAGAAATTTACGATTATTTGCGGCTGTTATTTGGTCGCGCTGGTGAACCCCATTGTCCGATATGCGATCGCTCTATTGCACCCCAGACCATCGACGAAATGTGCGATCGCATTTCCGAACTACCAGACAGAACTAAATTCCAAATTCTTGCGCCTGTTGTCAGAGGTAAAAAAGGAACTCACCGCAAGCTGATATCAAGTCTCGCTTCTCAAGGTTTCGTGCGTGTGCGTGTAGATGGAGAAGTGCGCGAACTGTCAGACTCGATTGAATTAGATAAAAATATTACCCATACTATCGAAGTTGTTATTGACCGCTTGGTGAAAAAAGCTGGTATTCAAGAGCGTTTGGTGGATTCTCTGTCTACGTGCTTAAAGCAGTCTGGTGGAATTGCTACGATTCTTGTCAGCGTGACATCTGATAGCGGCGAAGATACAGAAGAAGAATTAGTATTTTCGGAAAACTTTGCTTGTCCGGTTCACGGGGCGGTTATGGAAGAATTATCACCGCGCCTGTTTTCCTTTAACTCGCCTTATGGTGCTTGTCCCCACTGTCACGGAATTGGGACTTTAAAGACATTTACGCCTGATTTGATTGTACCAGACCCGGACGCACCAATTTACGCGGCGATCGCCCCTTGGTCGGAAAAAGACAATTCTTATTATTTGGAGTTGCTTTATAGTGTGGGACAGGCGACTGGGTTTGAGTTACAGGCTAAGTGGAATCAGCTAACGGTAGAACAGCAGCATACTGTGATGTATGGGGAGAAAGAGGAACGAACCACAGAGGCGCGGAGGACACAGAGTTTTAAGGGTGTGATTCCCATTTTGCAACGTCAATATGAGGGTGGTACGGAGTTAGTTAAGCAGAAGTTAGAGCAATATTTAGTTGATCAACCTTGTGAGGTTTGTGGGGGGAAACGGTTAAAACCGGAAGCTTTAGCGGTACGGTTGGGACAATATGGAATTTTAGATTTAACTGGGGTTTCGATTCGGGATTGTCGGGAAAGAATTGATTTGTTAGAATTGAGCGATCGGCAGGTACAAATTGCTGATTTAGTATTAAGAGAAATCAAAGCGAGATTGCAATTTTTGTTAGATGTTGGCTTAGATTATCTCACCTTAGATCGTCCCGCCATGACTCTTTCTGGTGGAGAAGCCCAACGCATTCGGTTAGCAACGCAGATTGGTTCTGGTTTAACTGGAGTGCTTTACGTTTTAGATGAACCAAGTATTGGTTTACATCAACGAGATAATGGACGGTTACTCAAAACTTTAACTAAATTACGCGATTTAGGTAATACTTTAATCGTCGTTGAGCATGATGAAGAAACCATTCGTGCAGCCAATTATATCGTTGATATTGGCCCCGGTGCAGGAATCCACGGTGGAAATATTGTTTCCCAAGGCGATTTAGAAACTTTACTAGCAGCAGAAGATTCTCTAACTGGGGCTTATTTATCAGGAAGAAGAGTAATTTCCACACCAGAGGAACGGAGAAAAGGAAACGGGCGCAGTTTAGGAATTAAAAATGCTCATCGCAACAATTTAAGAAATATCGATGTCGAAATTCCTTTAGGTAAACTTGTGGCTGTAACTGGTGTTTCTGGTTCTGGTAAATCTACCTTAATTAACGAATTACTTTATCCCTCATTACAACATCATTTAACTAAGAAAGTTCCTTTACCGAGACATTTACAGGAAATTCAGGGATTAAATGCAGTTGATAAAGCCATTGTTATTGACCAATCGCCCATAGGACGTACACCACGTTCTAATCCTGCAACTTATACAGGTATATTCGATGCAATTCGGGATGTATTTTCGCAAACAGTCGAAGCGAAAGCCAGGGGATATAAACCAGGACAATTTTCCTTCAATGTCAAAGGTGGACGTTGTGAAGCTTGTAGCGGACAGGGTGTAAATGTCATTGAAATGAACTTTCTCCCTGATGTTTATGTCCAGTGTGAAGTTTGCAAAGGTGCGAGATATAACAGGGAAACTTTGCAGGTGAAATACAAAGATAAGTCTATTTCTGACGTTCTCAATATGACCGTTGAGGAAAGTTTAGAATTTTTCCAAAACATTCCAAAAGCCGTGACTCGGTTGCAAACTTTATATGATGTGGGTTTGGGTTACGTTAAATTGGGACAACCTGCAACTACCTTATCTGGTGGTGAAGCGCAACGGGTGAAATTAGCCACAGAATTATCACGACGGGCGACAGGTAAGACGCTTTATTTAATTGATGAACCAACTACAGGCTTATCTTTTTATGATGTCCATAAATTGTTGGATGTGTTGCAAAGATTAGTAGATAAAGGTAATTCAATTTTAGTAATTGAACACAATTTAGATGTAATTCGTTGCTCTGATTGGGTGATTGATTTAGGTCCCGAAGGTGGCGATAAAGGCGGAGAAATCATTGCTGTGGGGACACCGGAGGAAGTTGCAAAAAATCCCCGTTCTTATACTGGACAATATTTGCAGCAGGTGTTGAAACAGTATGCGGTGGGGAGGAAGTAA
- a CDS encoding RNA-guided endonuclease InsQ/TnpB family protein, producing MAKAKKLMGVQQNRISTDQDTEAILEYLCTESNKLSNCAVYYARQIYFKTRKFVTSFDLVKAVGKNKHFSALPSEVAVQTCLSVGESVKSFSELIKKSERGELSQKPKFPNYRKPGLNLIAFPKRALKLINGKIRFPLGLQIKAWFGLKEFFLPMPSNLCFDLIKEVRILPRNRELYIEFVYEVAASTVRLDQSKVLGIDHGINNWLTCVSNVGTSFLVDGLHLKSLNQWYNKSVAKIKENKSQGFWSNRLAAITEKRNRQMRDAVNKAARIVINHCVENNIGSIVFGWNQGQKDGADMGKKNNQKFVQIPTAKLKTRIEQLCEQYGIDFIETEESYTSKTSFLDNDVLPTIGAKPEGWKSSGIRTNRGLFKTLTGIKINADCNGAANIIRKVAMMVTFDLTGISRGCLSQPKKVLLWTL from the coding sequence ATGGCTAAAGCAAAAAAGCTGATGGGAGTTCAGCAAAATCGAATATCAACAGACCAAGATACCGAAGCGATACTAGAATATCTTTGCACAGAATCAAACAAGTTAAGTAATTGTGCTGTCTACTATGCCAGGCAAATTTATTTCAAAACTCGTAAGTTTGTAACTAGTTTTGATTTGGTAAAAGCAGTAGGGAAAAACAAACATTTTTCTGCTTTACCTTCGGAGGTAGCTGTACAAACTTGTTTGTCTGTTGGTGAGTCTGTCAAATCTTTTTCTGAATTAATCAAGAAAAGCGAAAGAGGGGAACTAAGCCAAAAACCTAAATTTCCAAATTATAGAAAACCTGGGTTAAACTTAATAGCTTTTCCGAAACGAGCATTAAAACTAATAAATGGTAAAATTCGTTTTCCTTTAGGCTTGCAAATCAAAGCATGGTTTGGTCTCAAAGAATTTTTTCTCCCGATGCCAAGTAATTTGTGTTTTGACTTAATCAAGGAAGTCCGTATTTTACCAAGAAACAGAGAATTGTATATTGAGTTTGTTTATGAGGTAGCCGCATCCACCGTCAGATTGGATCAATCAAAAGTTTTGGGGATTGACCACGGAATAAACAATTGGTTGACCTGTGTTTCTAATGTTGGTACATCTTTTCTTGTTGATGGTTTACATCTCAAATCTTTGAACCAGTGGTATAACAAATCAGTCGCTAAAATCAAAGAGAATAAATCTCAGGGCTTTTGGTCTAATAGACTGGCGGCCATTACAGAAAAACGTAATAGACAAATGCGTGATGCTGTAAACAAAGCAGCGAGAATTGTAATCAACCATTGCGTTGAGAACAATATTGGTTCAATAGTTTTTGGTTGGAATCAGGGGCAAAAAGATGGTGCTGATATGGGTAAAAAGAACAATCAAAAGTTTGTTCAAATCCCGACAGCAAAACTAAAAACCCGTATTGAACAACTTTGTGAACAATACGGAATAGATTTTATTGAAACCGAAGAAAGCTATACCTCCAAAACATCGTTCTTAGATAATGATGTTCTACCTACAATCGGTGCAAAACCCGAAGGGTGGAAAAGTAGTGGTATTAGAACAAATCGCGGTTTGTTTAAAACTTTAACCGGAATCAAAATAAATGCTGACTGTAATGGTGCTGCAAATATTATCCGTAAAGTAGCTATGATGGTTACATTTGATTTAACCGGAATCAGTAGAGGTTGTTTAAGTCAGCCTAAGAAAGTTCTTTTATGGACTCTTTAG
- the tnpA gene encoding IS200/IS605 family transposase: protein MLQQEDYKTNNHVKFLINYHFFFIPKRRKKVLRGDIATRVRQIFAELAIEKEWDILALEVAPDHVHLFISVKPTDTPHLVIKAFKGRSSFYLRKEFPELLKLPSLWTSSYFVSTAGNVSSEAIRKYIDDPHHRTN from the coding sequence ATGTTGCAACAAGAAGACTACAAAACTAATAATCATGTCAAGTTTTTGATTAATTATCACTTTTTTTTTATTCCTAAGCGCAGAAAAAAAGTGCTAAGAGGGGATATAGCGACAAGAGTTAGACAGATATTTGCAGAACTAGCAATAGAAAAAGAATGGGATATTTTAGCGCTAGAAGTTGCCCCCGACCATGTGCATTTATTTATTAGTGTCAAGCCGACAGATACACCACATTTAGTTATCAAAGCATTCAAAGGTCGTTCTAGTTTCTATTTGCGAAAAGAATTTCCAGAGTTACTAAAGCTACCAAGTTTATGGACAAGTAGCTACTTTGTATCCACAGCAGGGAATGTCAGCAGTGAGGCTATTAGAAAATATATTGATGATCCACATCACCGAACGAATTAA
- a CDS encoding phage regulatory protein/antirepressor Ant, whose amino-acid sequence MTHLTIQTINSNFVIDSRLIAEELGILHKNFKELIKTYKADFEEFGQVALVAEAGDIRYAETFYYLNENQSYLSLTYSNNTPKVRRAKVNLVKAFDQARSASLIKLPENYIQALECLLSAEKEKAALAAVAADAQAKLVHLTTKAEMFDVIADSGKCLKVGECAKLLAVPGMGQNNLFNFLKAEGILQKDKVPYQKFINSGHFTVVEKFNKYNNEVYLVTLVTQKGVYFIKRRLEKAGWVSNKLTA is encoded by the coding sequence ATGACACATTTAACTATACAAACTATTAATTCTAATTTTGTAATTGACTCTAGACTGATTGCTGAAGAGCTAGGTATTTTACATAAGAACTTTAAAGAGCTGATTAAAACTTATAAGGCTGACTTTGAAGAGTTTGGTCAGGTAGCGCTGGTAGCGGAGGCTGGAGATATTAGATATGCTGAGACTTTCTATTATCTGAATGAAAACCAAAGTTACCTGAGTTTAACTTATTCAAACAATACTCCTAAAGTCAGACGTGCAAAGGTAAATCTAGTTAAAGCATTTGACCAAGCTAGGTCAGCATCACTAATAAAGTTACCTGAGAATTACATCCAAGCTTTAGAGTGTTTACTATCAGCAGAGAAAGAGAAGGCGGCTTTAGCAGCAGTGGCGGCTGATGCTCAAGCTAAGTTGGTTCATCTGACTACAAAGGCTGAAATGTTTGATGTGATTGCAGACTCAGGTAAATGTCTAAAAGTAGGGGAATGCGCTAAATTACTGGCAGTTCCTGGAATGGGTCAGAATAATTTATTTAACTTTCTTAAAGCTGAAGGTATACTACAAAAAGATAAAGTTCCTTATCAAAAGTTTATAAATTCAGGTCATTTCACTGTAGTTGAAAAGTTTAATAAATATAATAATGAAGTTTATTTAGTGACTTTGGTTACTCAAAAAGGTGTATACTTTATTAAGCGCAGATTAGAAAAGGCGGGTTGGGTTTCTAATAAGCTGACTGCTTAA